AGGtgttacctcttcttgaggaaccagcatttggtttgagcttttgatcgtcacatgattggtgttaaGCCCtatctgcctcttcttgagggatcatgtgttttcgatcttcacatgattggtgttgagccctttctgcctcttcttgagagATCATGTGTTCTTTGTCTCGGTTGAGCCGTTGCCCATGTCTTTGGGGACTGAGACTTTACTAAGTTGATTTTGCCTTTGTGATGTTTCACATGCCAAGTGACTTTAATATTTGCCTTTACATGGCTTTCGATCACTTGGAGGAGAGTTTTGCCTAATTGATTTCACAACTTGGATTTAACGGCACTTCTCATCTCAAGTGACTTTGATCTTAGcttttgatcacttggatgagattttcGGCTTTTACCTCTCAAACCATTTCTTGCGCTTGAATGTTGTCAgcacactcatcaagggggagattgagaaatcaagttgatatgaaccttgatttgaTTGTGATGAGCGcttgacaaatgttgaaatcACTTTCATGGCAGTTTGGGATTCATGCAGCTCTTATGTCTTTTGCTTGACTCTTTGGTTGCGTTAAGCCTTATCTCTTCTTTGAGAACTGAGAGTTTTTTGTTTGGAGCTTGCATGATCCTTTCTCATACCAAgttgccttgtgtttgcttttacttggcttttgggcacttgaatgagttctcttttgctttcaaatcatcttttatcaatgcacttatcaagggggagattgagagaccaagttgacatgtgccttggtctatttgtgaagagtgattgactagatgatttgaggctttaccggttgagtccatattccatatgCACTTGATTATGCTAACAGCTAACCGgaggtgtgagttgtgttgcggtgtttgtataaaatatatcttgtgtgttgtgtctcttggcttgtgatgtgcaggtgtaggatgcgacatggtggTCGAcgacatgaggtgaaggtcaagcgaaaggtcatgctgatgtactaggactgtgaagggtggacacaagtaggcttggaccgagggacccgaggaaTCGGGGTGGAGTCACGGGCGATACACAtagtgcacggaagagcaagagtacacggacgggaTGGAGACAGCATCGGttgagtcaagcgggatggaggcgagtcgagtaggtggcccgggagccgggagtgaaagacttggaggcgtcaaaggcttggcagaGGCCAGACACACgtcaacatcggtgagtcatgTCGTGcgcggcgtgcaagagggtttgaccggtttaaCCTCAAAACCGTGGGTGAATCATGCCTTACGGGGTATgcgagagggtttgaccggtttggcctcaaaactggggaTGAGTCATGGCTGCGGGGTGTGTAAGAGGATTTGACCGGTTTAATTTGGCCTCAAAATCGGAGGACGAGTTCGGTGCGGCTGGACAGCGTTGAgtcggaggatgcgtggcaccattGCGAAAGTTGCATCGAggcgaagctaagtcgtgaaggccGATGCTATTGTAGCGCCATGTACTGTAGCAAAGTACTGTAGCACggcaaaaacaaaaaatgaaCTCTCCACAATGCTAAAAACAGAACCAACTGTCCACCATGGGTAAAATAGAACTTTACCATCAAATCCTtgtatttctggagcaggagCACTACAAACAGCCAAACGCGTAGAGCAGCTCCATcattttttggagttggtggagtgaagctgGTTTTGACCGCATGTGTTTGACCGCAGAGGTACTACACAATTTTAAGAAATTTCATTAGCTTTCTACAGAGTGCTTAAGAAATTCCATGAGCAATCTACATAGTGCTTAATCACTGGATTCGTTTGAATAAATCAGGGTCTTTGAATTATTTTGCCACCATTGATAATTAAATTCGTGGCCCACGTTTGAGTGCTACCTTCTTGCGATTTACAGTAACAGACGTGTGAGAGCGTGAAAAAGTGAAGAGGATACTGTGAGATTATTTGGAAATCGACACTATTGAATTGTACATTAAGTCATACTTCTTGAGTCTGTATCACTATAATGTATTTTTAAGCTTTCAGAATCAGAaaattacattttttttaaacacaGCACGTGCATTTTACTAGTCCTACAAAGAACTAACAGCTTTATTGCAATCCTTCCACCAACGAGGCAAAATAAAATTCCTTTTTTAACAAAAACAAACATCGAATTTTACACTGGTACACGCGGCGTTGCCGCGCCAAGTTTCTAGTGGGCCAGGAAATTGGTACGcgtaaggggctgtttggatacaaggtgctaaactttaacagtgtcacatcggatgttcggatgctaattaggaggactaaacatgagctaattataaaactaattgcagaaccttgtgctaattcgcgagacgaatctattaagcctaattaatccatcattagcaaatggttactgtagcaccacattgtcaaatcatggactaattaggcttaatagattcgtctcgcgaattatactccatctgtgcaattagttttgtaattagcttatgtttagtactcctaattagcatccaaacatccgatgttacaggtgttaaactttaacaggtgtttcccaaacaccccctaagtatgCATGAATAAGAGTAAAGTTCTAGTCCTAAAGCTAAAGTTAGTCTCGTGTcgcatcggatattcggatgctaattaggagtaaatatgagctaattagaaaactaattacaaaatccctaagctaaatcacgagacgaatctattaagcccaattaatccatcattagcaaatgtttactgtagcaccatattatcaaatcatggacgaattaggtttaatagattcgtctcgtgatttagcctaggggttgtgaaattggttttgtaattagcctatgtttaatacttctaattagtgtccaaacattcgatgtgacagagtCCGGAATCCAACCACCCCTTAAGCTGTGAGGAAATAAAAACAGTTGAGAGCAAGTGAATAACAACAGTTATTTGGAGAAATACTAAGATATGAGGCCGCTGTTAGAGTTGGTTCATGAAAGCAAAACAGTTCAACTGAGTATCAAGTTACGTGATAGTGTACGTATATGAGCAAGTCAAATCCTTGTTTGAATGATGGTTGGAAAGGATGTATTGGTCTAGGcttttaaataaaaaattcatTTAATAATTTCCTTTGGCCTCACATAACTCAAAACGAAATACGTCTTACATGCTATCACATCCACAGGGTGAATATTTGAGCAGTGTTTCCCTCTGTTTTCTACTAGTTCCTTTTGTTACCTGAGCCATAACAAGTGTGAACTTATCAACATAAAATCCAACTACGATTAAATTATTGTACATCTTAACCCTTTAATGAAGAAATAATATTTTATAAATTCGCATTTGCACAGGTTGACGACTAGTCACTCTAATCATTCGCTAGAAGATCTCCTTGTGAAATTCGAACTTGGTAGGGCTGTTTCGCGAGAAATGTTGCGCAAGTTCGCGCAGCTCCTTTGTCAGCACCTGGTTGCCGCAGTAGAACACCCCTGCGACATCCACGACGAAGATATCAGCTTCCATtccgaaaaaaaaaaggaagaaaagaaactgCTTCCACAACAGCCTAGGCCGCTGGCTGATCTTACTTTTCCGATCCCAATTAGTTGGTAACTTAAAGGTAGAGCTGATCAGATCGTTCCTATGATTTGATACAATTAGGCAAGGATCGATCGAGAACCTACCGACGCGCTGGTTGCGGTGATTGTGGGCGATGCGGCTGTAGACTTGAGGCCAGTTGGGGCGAGCGAAGTGGGTCCTGACACGGGTCCCGGAGACGACGTCGACGCCGGTCTTGGCCTGGTTGATCGACTGGAGCATGCTGATGAGGACGGAGCGGGCGTCACCTTCCTCGTACACGGTGGTGCAATGGTTATGGAGCTCGATGATGCCGTCCCCGTCGGCCTCGACCACCTGGTCCATGACCTTGTGGAACCACTCGAAGGTGCCCTGCTCCCGGGTGACCCAGTAGAAGTAGGCCCGGCGCGtgcggaaggaggaggagggcgcggcgccggagccggagcccgtGCCGGCCTCGACGTCGGCGCCGTCGAGCTGCTTCAGGTTGTTGAGGATATCCTTGATGATGGAGATCATGGGCGTGGCGCCGATGCCCATGCCCACCAGGAGCACGACGTCGTACTGCTTGTAGTCCTGCGCTGGCGCGCCGTAGGGGCCGTCGATCCGCACCTTTGGCCACCTGCAAAACAATTACAGCAATTGAAGCGGTTGCCAAAATACCGAAAATGTCAACAGCTCGTCCATTTGTCCTAGAGTCATTCTTCGTGTTACTATATGACTACTACTCCCTACATCCCATAAAAAGTATAACTCTAAcctttaaaattaaaaaaaacaaattttagCTTTTTTGACCATTTAACTAGGATGCTCTCCGTCCTAATCTTCTGCATGTGACAATTTAATTGGGTTACTTTGAGTTAATCTTCATCATGCAGAATTTAAATGGAGGCAGAAATCAAAACGGCGTCTTGCATGAAAATGACAACTAACAGGGACTCATAAGTCATTTTCCCTCTACACTAATTTATCTGAGATTTTCTAGAATTGTAATTTTAATGGGATGGAGACAATAGAGAGGGAACCATAATTTCCTCCGTCTGAAATTTAGAGGTTGTTTAAGTTTTGTACTCCTACATTAATAAGTCATGTTTTACTAACTTTGATTGAATGGTTACATACTTTGCAGAAGGTAGGCAAACTCGGCAGCACATGGTATGGTATGACAACCGAGTGTATAGTGCGAATATATACATGGGTTCATCCCCAGCTGGCTAAGGGTGGTGGCAACCGCCTAATTAACCAGTGAATGTAATCGATCCAATGAACAAATTAGAGCTGATCTTCCCGGACAAGAAAAAGAACACCGGTCGTCTCCCTGGTGGTTAGCATGAATCAACACCTCTTCCACCTCCTGCACCGGCTATCATTTGCGCCGATTCAATTATGCCAGCAGCAACGCTGCGTACTCGACGGCAAATATGATGCCGTCCCAAACCGAATACCGCCAACTAGCGAACTACTCCCGAACTCAACTCTGGTTTGATTTGCCAACTTATTTTATACTAGAAGAGAAAAGAACCGTGATAAAGAAGGGCTCTCAAGCTCACTCACCTCAGGTTGGTCATGGCGCCATCGCGGTGGTTCTCCGCCGGGAGCTGGGCGCTCTGCCTCTTCTTCTTTGCCTCCGAGAAGATCTCCTTGAGCTTATGGGTCCAGTCGCCTTCGTCCCGGATGTGCACGCTCACGTAGTCGTCCTGCGGTGCTGACGTGATGGAGAACGGGTGCCTGCAAGTGTATGCCATGTTCGCAACACGGCCGTGTTAGCGTCTTGCCGGAGGACACGGCTCCCACCGCGGTAGTGAGTACTAACCATTCGAACGGCGACACGGCGGCGCAGTTGAGGAAGATGTACTGGCCGCTCTTGTACCGGAACCGGGACCCATGCGGCTCCGTGGTGAAGATCAGCGAGAGCACGTCCCCGGGGAGCACGTCGGCGTCGTGTACCTTCGCCGGCCGGACGCGGGAGCGCAGCGCCCTCGTCAGCCGCTCGCCGGCGTACACCGCCATGGGCACCGCCAGGTACATCCACGTGGACTTCTTGTACCACTCCCTGGTCAGGTACAGGGAGTGGCCGTGCACGAGCAGCAGCGCGTACACCGCCACGAAGCAGTGGTGCGTGTACCAGAACGCGTTGAACCCCGCCAGCCTCTTCATCGGCCccggcagccgccgcagcagcagcccccgCCGGAACCACGGCGTCGCCAGCGTGAACGCCGCCGCCATCAGCACCAGCATCACCAGCCCCGTCCACCCTTCCGTCCCCTTCACGAACCACCAGTAGCTGTCCGGCCTGGGAAAGCCGAAGTACTGCCCCAACGGCGCGTACTCGGCGTCCGTGGCGTGGAGGAGACGGGGAAAGTCGCAGGTCAGGTGGGAGATGGCGtggagcgcggcgccggcggtgatgCCCACGGCGACCACCTTGTGGAAGTTGAGGCTGTCGGCGAGCGGGAccacccggccggcggcggtgcggtcGAAGATCCAGGTGATGGTGTTCCGGCACACGGGGAGCAGGACGAGCGCCATGTTGAGCTTGAGCGTCTCGGCGGCGCCCTTGGCGACGCACACGCAGTAGCCCATCACCTGGAACACGTAGCGGCGGCGGTACTGGACGAACTTCCAGGCGAAGAGCCCCGCGCAGATGGAGAGCCACAGCAGCATCACCCACACGCGTCGCCAGTTGTCCTCCAGGAAGTACGCCGTACGGCGGAGCCATGGCAGGAGGAGGTTGTCGGGCTCCGGCGTCTCGGGCACCTTGCTCCGCAACCGGCTCAGGCTGCGGCGGTTTCGGGTGGTGCCGAGGCGCGCCAATGGCTCGCTCACAGAGTGCTGCAGGAGCAGACTCTCCAGGTTGTGGAGCTCGATGAAGCCGAGGTTGTCCTGGTCCAGGGCCTCCATGATGAGCCGCGCGTACTCCTCCGCCTGCTCCCGGATCAGGGACAGCTTGTTCTCCGTCGCGCTCAGCGTGATTATCTGCTCAGGTAGAAGAAAGACGATGTTTAATTTCTTCATCAGACGATGCATCGTGCATTGGATGATCCCCACCATAATCATCCATCATGGCGTTTCTCCGGTTCTCGCTCCATCCTAAAACAAATAGGTGCTTTTACAAAAATTCAGACACATTATTAAGCTAGTCTCAACGGGAGTGTCATGAAGGTTTCATGGGCATTTAATCTCATACCACATCAACAAACTACTGACTTGGCAGGCTATTTATGAGGTGAGAGGAGATgagagtttcatccccatgaaactcACTTGGCAATTACCTAGTCCCATGAAATCCAATGAAACTTATACTAACATGTTATGGTTTCATGGAATGACATATTTGATCGTAGGACAATGCAGAAAT
This genomic window from Setaria viridis chromosome 8, Setaria_viridis_v4.0, whole genome shotgun sequence contains:
- the LOC117833718 gene encoding respiratory burst oxidase homolog protein B, whose protein sequence is MQSHGGGDVVEMSSSSVPPQGGQVLHSGSPEQSTKSGAPKSTRFTEPVSAPPAPASSNTAADDDSDVAPKKRSSSSYGHSAILSAPSRAIKQVPRELRRLASSFHRHRGGGVSGPHAVDRSTTAAARALDGLRFMGGGGAGWDAVAERFDTLTEHQGGVLYRSQFGQCIGMKKMEEKKDGEGKTKDERGYRDRTQSGFCCFFGDRQEMGSANNDENQPSPAAAATHKKPADKPDFAGELFDALNRRRPQPGDGITKDEMLEFWEQISNTSFDSRLRTFFDMVDKNADGRISEDEIKEIITLSATENKLSLIREQAEEYARLIMEALDQDNLGFIELHNLESLLLQHSVSEPLARLGTTRNRRSLSRLRSKVPETPEPDNLLLPWLRRTAYFLEDNWRRVWVMLLWLSICAGLFAWKFVQYRRRYVFQVMGYCVCVAKGAAETLKLNMALVLLPVCRNTITWIFDRTAAGRVVPLADSLNFHKVVAVGITAGAALHAISHLTCDFPRLLHATDAEYAPLGQYFGFPRPDSYWWFVKGTEGWTGLVMLVLMAAAFTLATPWFRRGLLLRRLPGPMKRLAGFNAFWYTHHCFVAVYALLLVHGHSLYLTREWYKKSTWMYLAVPMAVYAGERLTRALRSRVRPAKVHDADVLPGDVLSLIFTTEPHGSRFRYKSGQYIFLNCAAVSPFEWHPFSITSAPQDDYVSVHIRDEGDWTHKLKEIFSEAKKKRQSAQLPAENHRDGAMTNLRWPKVRIDGPYGAPAQDYKQYDVVLLVGMGIGATPMISIIKDILNNLKQLDGADVEAGTGSGSGAAPSSSFRTRRAYFYWVTREQGTFEWFHKVMDQVVEADGDGIIELHNHCTTVYEEGDARSVLISMLQSINQAKTGVDVVSGTRVRTHFARPNWPQVYSRIAHNHRNQRVGVFYCGNQVLTKELRELAQHFSRNSPTKFEFHKEIF